The nucleotide sequence ATTTATGAGCTTTGGATTGGATGCATCAAAACCAATATCTGTTGGGATGATTTTGGTTAGCATAGCATTGTTTGCAGTATTAAGAACTTTTGGAAATATAAAAAGGGGAAACAATGCTTAAAGTAGAAAATCTATCAAAAATTTGGAAAGATTTTAAATTAAAGAATGTTTCCTTTGAAATGGATAGGGAGTATTGTGTAATTCTCGGCCCAAGTGGGGCTGGAAAATCCGTCTTAATAAAATGTATAGCTGGAATTTTAAAACCAGATTCTGGTAAAATTTTATTAAACGGTGAAGATATAACCAATCTACCACCAGAAAAAAGGAATGTCGGATATGTTCCTCAAAACTATGCTTTATTCCCAAACAAAAATGTTTATAAAAACATTGCTTATGGATTGATAATAAAAAAGGCAAATAGATTAGAAATTGATAGGAAGGTTAAGGAAATTGCTGAGTTTTTAAATATTTCCCATCTGTTGGATAGAAATGTTAAAACCTTAAGTGGAGGGGAACAGCAGAGAGTGGCTTTAGCAAGGGCTTTAATTTTAAACCCATCTATTTTACTTTTAGATGAGCCAACATCTGCTGTAGATATCAAAATTAAAGAAAATATCATCTCTGAGTTAAAAAAGATAAAGCATATTCCTGTTTTACATATAACTCATGATTTGGCTGAAGCAAGGACTTTGGGAGAAAAAGTAGGAATCTTTATGAATGGTGAGCTTATAGCTTTTGGAAACAGAGATATATTAAAAAAACCTAAGAATAAAAAGGTAGCTGAGTTTTTAGGATTTAATATAATAAATGATAAAGCCATAGCTCCGGAAGATGTAATTATCAAAGATGGAAATGAAGGGGAGGTTGTAAATATCATAGATTATGGAAAATATAAAAAGGTGTTTGTTAAATATAATGGTTACATCATTAAAGCATTTACAGAAAGAGATTTAAATATTGGAGATAATGTTGGATTAGAATTTAGAGAAGAAACAAAACTATCATAAAATTTGGTGATAAGATGATTGTAGTATCAGGAAGCCAGTCCCAAAACTTAGCTTTTAAGGTAGCTCAGCTTTTAAACACAAAATTAACAAGAGTAGAGTATAAGAGATTCCCAGACAATGAGATTTACGTTAGAATAGTTGATGAAATAAACGATGATGAAGCTGTTATAATAAATACACAAAAAAATCAAAATGATGCAATTGTAGAGACAATTTTATTATGTGATGCTTTAAGAGATGAAGGAGTCAAAAAAATAACCTTAGTTGCTCCATACTTAGCTTATGCAAGGCAAGATAAAAAATTCAATCCTGGAGAGGCAATAAGCATTAGAGCTTT is from Methanocaldococcus bathoardescens and encodes:
- a CDS encoding ATP-binding cassette domain-containing protein; the encoded protein is MLKVENLSKIWKDFKLKNVSFEMDREYCVILGPSGAGKSVLIKCIAGILKPDSGKILLNGEDITNLPPEKRNVGYVPQNYALFPNKNVYKNIAYGLIIKKANRLEIDRKVKEIAEFLNISHLLDRNVKTLSGGEQQRVALARALILNPSILLLDEPTSAVDIKIKENIISELKKIKHIPVLHITHDLAEARTLGEKVGIFMNGELIAFGNRDILKKPKNKKVAEFLGFNIINDKAIAPEDVIIKDGNEGEVVNIIDYGKYKKVFVKYNGYIIKAFTERDLNIGDNVGLEFREETKLS